The following nucleotide sequence is from Neokomagataea tanensis.
ACCGGGCCGGACCAGAGAACCGCGGCGCAGCTTTGGGCGCGTACTCTATCTTTATTGACCTTGCGATCGCCTGCTCTGGTCTGCTGCTGGGTCAAATCATCGAATACACAAACTACACGGTCATGTTCCTCACAGCCGCCGCTTGCAGCCTCGTGGGTATAGTCATCAGCCGCAGTTTAGGGCAACGTCGTCGTTAACCTCTTAACAATACATGGTTAATGACCCGAATTATGACTATCCACTCCTGCGCCGTCTTCTGTGGCTCACGTTTTGGGAATGATCCAGCCTACGCTGAAAGCATGGCACAACTTGGCCACGGCTTGGCACAAGCGAAAATTACCCTCGTCTATGGCGGAGGCCATGTCGGACTAATGGGGGCCGTGGCCGATAGCGCCCTCAAAGCCGGTGGCCGCGTCATAGGTATAATTCCAACATTTCTGCACCAACGCGAAGTTATGCACCAAGGCGTAACAGAGCTCGAAATCACCCCAGACATGCACACACGCAAAGCGCGCATGTTTGAACTGTCAGACTGCTTCGCGATCCTACCCGGCGGATTTGGTACTTTCGATGAAATGATGGAAATCGTCACGTGGCGCCAACTTAATCTTCATTCGAAACCAATCATCGTTTTGAATGTTAAAGGCTGGGCTAATTCTCTCATCCAAACCCTGGATGACGCTGTGGCCCAAGGTTTTGTAGAGCCAGAAACGCGGGGCTTTATCCAAGTCTGTTCCGATGTTGATGCGTTCTTTGCGCTGGTTCCGAGCCTCTAAACTATTTCAAAACTTCACGGCTGATCCATGCAGATTAAACGCCTGCGCGTAATTTTCTGCATGGAATAAGCAATATTTTGAAATATGTGTTCATAATACACACCCTTACAGAAAAAAAAACGTTTCTCCTGAAAAAACGCTTTTTGAGCTTATTAGTCTCTTGTCGAAACAAAACTGTATCGATACGAATAATTAAAAATAAGTTCAAACATGACAAATATCACGGAGAGTATTGCCACGATGTTCCCTGTTCGGTCCCTGTGCCTCACCACGACAGCTCTACTCGCTATCTCAAGCTTTGCTTATGCAAAGCCTGTGCACACTGCACCTAAAGCAGCCGCAAAAGCTCCCGTTAAAACCTCGCACGCCCCGGTCAAAACCGCACAAGCTCCCGCCAAACCTCGTCCGCACGCCATCGATAATGGCGGGAACGAAGTCATGATTATTACGGGAACGCACGCAACAAACCGTCATGCGCGGGAAAGCACGAGCCCCATCACCGTCCTGAGCTCTGCAACATTACGCCGCTCGGGCCAGATGAACCTCGCTGATGCACTTACAAAAACTTACAGCTCGATTAACGTCGCAGCTAAAGGCACAGACACAGCATCGCTGACATCCTCCATTCAGATGCGTGGCCTGAACCCTAACGAGGTGCTTATCCTCATTGACGGCAAACGCCGCCATGCAACAGGCAACATCGTCCAGAACCCAGGCCCACAATTTGGCGCAACCCCTGTCGATCTGAACATGATCCCAGCCAATATGATTGATCATATTGAAGTACTGGAAGACGGTGCGGCCGCTATGTACGGCTCAGACGCTATCGCCGGCGTTGTGAACATCATCACCAAAAAGCAAGACCATGGTTTCAACATGTCCGCACAGACAGGCGCTAACGCCTATAACGGTGACGGTTGGCAGTACCAACTCAACGCCGATGGCGGTTTAAAAGTTGGAAGCGATGGTTACATCCACATTGGTGCGCAGCTCTACCATACCGACCACTTCTTCGCGAATACACAAGACCACCGCTTGCTGGGCTACTGGCCATCAGGCGCCAACACGAACGGCTACTATAACGGTGTCGTCGCAAACGCGATCAACGTACCGACAAACTCCAACAAAATTACAAGCACACCTGAAGAAACACGTGAAAATATCGGTGTAGACTTCGGGAAAACTATTTCAGAAAAAGTCGATTTTTACGGTCAGGTTACATACGCCCACCGTCACGCTGAAGCTATTCAGAACTACCGTATTCCCACCATTGCGCCAACGCTGTATCCGACAGGTTTCTCCCCTACTGAAACCATCGAAGAAAACGACTTTGCTGCAACTTTGGGTCTAAAGGGTCAGAATTTCTTCGGCTTTGACTGGGACCTCAGCACCGTTTATGGCGCTGATAGCGACATCATTGGTACAAAAAACACAGCTAATACCGGCATGTTGAGCAGCCGATGCAACAACGGAAACGTCGCAAACGTCTCGACACTCGGCTGTGGCTGGTCCCCAACAGACGTCAAGGCATTGGGCTACCGTAACGCACAGTGGACCAACAACCTCGACATTCGCCGTCACTTCAACATCATGGACAGACTGCCTGTCGTGTTGGCTTTTGGTGGCGAGCATCACCTCGACATGTACACAATCACGCCGGGTAACCCTGCTTCCTACGAAGTCGGTGGCACGCAAGGCTACGCTGGCCTTCGCCCACAAAGCTCAGGTGACTGGAGCCGTAACGTATGGGCGGGCTACGTCGATACCGACTTCCATCCGCTTAAGCAGTGGGACCTCGATTTCGCTGGTCGTTTCGAGCACTATACCGACTTCGGCAACACGCAGAACGGTAAAGTCTCCACACGCTACGACATCACACCACGCATCGCTGTCCGCGCTACAATCAGCACGGGCTTCCGCGCACCTACACTGGCAGAACAGCACTACAGCACTATGAGCGTCAGCCCGACATCAGCAAGCGGCCTATTGCCGGTTAGCTCTGCTGCTGCACGCCTTCTCGGTGCAAGCCCACTTAAGCCAGAGCGCGATGTCAGCAGCAGCGGCGGTATCGTCGTAGAGCCAATCAAAGGCTGGCACGTTGAAACTGACGTCTACCAAATCAATATGCGTGACCGTATCGCGCAAGGCGGCACAACCAAAGGCCAGGCTGCAGTCGATGCTATTCAGGCAATGGGCTACGCCCTTCCTGTGAACAGCATGGATATTTCTAACGTCTCTGCTTACTACTTTGCGAACGTCGCAAGCACACGCACACAGGGTCTGGACATTAAAACAGACTATCTGCTGCGCCTGCACAAATACGGCAATGTCTCGCTTTCAGCATCACTTGACCTCAACCGTACACGCCTGCATCACGCAGGTACGGACAGCAATGGCAACTCACTGCTGAACGCCCAGACCATTGGTTACCTGACAACAAGCTACCCGCGTAGCAAGCTGATCTTGAACGCCTACTACACCGTTGGTGCATGGGATGTGAACTTGCGCCAGACACGTTACGGCCAAACCACAAACATGATGACCTATCAGGACTGGACGCCCAGCTCTGCAACATGCCCAGGAAATGGCGCCCTGCGCTACTCCAATGTCTGCTTCGCACAGTTCAACAACACACCACGTTGGTTGACAGATCTTGAAGTTGGCTACCGTGCAGACGCACACTGGCACTTTGCCGTGGGTGCAAACAACATCTTCAACATCCGCCCTCGCAAACTGTCACCTGAGTTGAGCTCTTATGGCGCAACCATCTATGACAACGCGTCAGCGCAGGTTCCTATGAATGGCGGCTATTACTACGGCCGTATCAACGCAACCTTCTAAAATTACCAACACAAAAAACCCCCGTTTCCTTAGCGGAAACGGGGGTTTTTTTTATGAGATAAGCGCATTACGAAAAGGGCAAAGAGGTTATTAGGCGTATGTGCGCTCCAAAAGACGAGCAACCCGCTCTAATACAGCCTGCTCTTCTTCCCCAAAACGGGCCTTGATAGGGCTATCAATATCTAAAACACCAATAACAACATCGCCCGACATAAGCGGCACGACAATCTCTGATGCTGACGCAGCGTCGCACGCAATGTGCCCGGGAAAAAGATGAACATCCTCTACCCGTTGTGTTACGCGCTGCTCCGCCGCTGCACCACACACCCCACGCCCTAAAGGAATGCGTGTGCAGGCCATGCGCCCTTGGAACGGCCCCAAAACAAGCTCCTGCCCCACCAAGCGGTAAAAACCTGCCCAGTTTACTTGGGGCAACGCCTCATAAATCAACGCAGAAACATTCGCCATATTCGCGATAAAATCACTTTCTGACGCAATGACGGCTTCTACGGCATCCACTAAATCTTCTTGCGTAATACGCTGTGCAGGAGCGCTCATCTCATCCCCCTTAGAGCGTAACACGCTCAATATCAGCGCCACATGCGGCCAATTTACGGTCTACGCCTTCATAGCCACGGTCAAGGTGATGAATATCGCCCAACTGCGTTTCACCCTCTGCCGCCAGCCCTGCCAAAATGAGAGAAAAAGAGGCTCTCAAATCCGTTGCCATCACTGGCGCACCGGACAGCCGCTCCACACCACGAATAATCGCAGAGCGCCCTTGAGGCTTAATTTGCGCCCCCATACGGTTCAACTCTGGCACGTGCATAAAACGATTTTCAAAAATCGTTTCCGTAATTGTAGAAGCACCCTCAGCAACCGACAGCATGGCCATAAATTGAGCCTGCATGTCCGTCGGGAAGCCTGGATAAGGCTCAGTGACAATATCCACACCGCGTAAAATACCGGTACGCCTTACTCTCAGGCCACGTGCATCTTCCGTCACTTCTACGCCTGTTTCTTCGAGAGTCCTGATAACAGCTCCCAAATCATCAGCGCGCCCACCAACAAGGAGTAAGTCTCCCCCTGTGATACCGGCGGCGCATGCATAAGTGCCGCACTCGATACGGTCAGGCATGACAGCGTATTCAGCCCCATGAAGAGCCTTTACACCTTCAATAACCAGCGTCCCGGAGCCAGCGCCCGTGATCTGCGCGCCCATTGCGTTCAGGCAATTCACCAGATCCGTAATTTCAGGCTCACGCGCGGCATTAACAATTTCCGTGCGACCATCGGCTAAAGTCGCAGCCATGAGAAGATTTTCCGTCGCACCTACACTCGCGAATGGCAGAATAATCCGGCCACCCTTCAAGCCGTCAGGCGCGGA
It contains:
- a CDS encoding LOG family protein, which gives rise to MTIHSCAVFCGSRFGNDPAYAESMAQLGHGLAQAKITLVYGGGHVGLMGAVADSALKAGGRVIGIIPTFLHQREVMHQGVTELEITPDMHTRKARMFELSDCFAILPGGFGTFDEMMEIVTWRQLNLHSKPIIVLNVKGWANSLIQTLDDAVAQGFVEPETRGFIQVCSDVDAFFALVPSL
- the murA gene encoding UDP-N-acetylglucosamine 1-carboxyvinyltransferase, with amino-acid sequence MDRFIIRGGKRLEGEIDIAGAKNSGLKLMVAGLLCPDRLVLSNVPQIADIRTMCDLLRRLGITVEECGLRTLSIGGEITSVEAPYDIVSKMRASILVLGPLLARRREARVSLPGGCAIGTRPVDMHLKGLEVLGAKIELEGGYINASAPDGLKGGRIILPFASVGATENLLMAATLADGRTEIVNAAREPEITDLVNCLNAMGAQITGAGSGTLVIEGVKALHGAEYAVMPDRIECGTYACAAGITGGDLLLVGGRADDLGAVIRTLEETGVEVTEDARGLRVRRTGILRGVDIVTEPYPGFPTDMQAQFMAMLSVAEGASTITETIFENRFMHVPELNRMGAQIKPQGRSAIIRGVERLSGAPVMATDLRASFSLILAGLAAEGETQLGDIHHLDRGYEGVDRKLAACGADIERVTL
- a CDS encoding GAF domain-containing protein, with amino-acid sequence MSAPAQRITQEDLVDAVEAVIASESDFIANMANVSALIYEALPQVNWAGFYRLVGQELVLGPFQGRMACTRIPLGRGVCGAAAEQRVTQRVEDVHLFPGHIACDAASASEIVVPLMSGDVVIGVLDIDSPIKARFGEEEQAVLERVARLLERTYA
- a CDS encoding TonB-dependent receptor plug domain-containing protein, which encodes MFPVRSLCLTTTALLAISSFAYAKPVHTAPKAAAKAPVKTSHAPVKTAQAPAKPRPHAIDNGGNEVMIITGTHATNRHARESTSPITVLSSATLRRSGQMNLADALTKTYSSINVAAKGTDTASLTSSIQMRGLNPNEVLILIDGKRRHATGNIVQNPGPQFGATPVDLNMIPANMIDHIEVLEDGAAAMYGSDAIAGVVNIITKKQDHGFNMSAQTGANAYNGDGWQYQLNADGGLKVGSDGYIHIGAQLYHTDHFFANTQDHRLLGYWPSGANTNGYYNGVVANAINVPTNSNKITSTPEETRENIGVDFGKTISEKVDFYGQVTYAHRHAEAIQNYRIPTIAPTLYPTGFSPTETIEENDFAATLGLKGQNFFGFDWDLSTVYGADSDIIGTKNTANTGMLSSRCNNGNVANVSTLGCGWSPTDVKALGYRNAQWTNNLDIRRHFNIMDRLPVVLAFGGEHHLDMYTITPGNPASYEVGGTQGYAGLRPQSSGDWSRNVWAGYVDTDFHPLKQWDLDFAGRFEHYTDFGNTQNGKVSTRYDITPRIAVRATISTGFRAPTLAEQHYSTMSVSPTSASGLLPVSSAAARLLGASPLKPERDVSSSGGIVVEPIKGWHVETDVYQINMRDRIAQGGTTKGQAAVDAIQAMGYALPVNSMDISNVSAYYFANVASTRTQGLDIKTDYLLRLHKYGNVSLSASLDLNRTRLHHAGTDSNGNSLLNAQTIGYLTTSYPRSKLILNAYYTVGAWDVNLRQTRYGQTTNMMTYQDWTPSSATCPGNGALRYSNVCFAQFNNTPRWLTDLEVGYRADAHWHFAVGANNIFNIRPRKLSPELSSYGATIYDNASAQVPMNGGYYYGRINATF